The Equus quagga isolate Etosha38 chromosome 10, UCLA_HA_Equagga_1.0, whole genome shotgun sequence genome includes a region encoding these proteins:
- the LOC124245854 gene encoding melanoma-associated antigen 10-like, protein MPRAPKRRRYMLEEGLQSQSETQGPVGALLPVAVEEDTSSSSTCSSSFPSSFPSSSSSSCYPLLSSTPEEVDDVAGAPSPPQSPQSARPSPTAMASPPLSQSEDDSSSSRGEEGPSTSQALPYTASFPRNVIDGKVAELVEFLLVKYRTKEPTTKAEMLNTVLRDYQDHFPVIFRQASEHMQLVFGIDVKEVDPSDHAYVLVTTLGLTYDGMLSDEQSMPNTGLLVMLLGVILLQGDCAPEEDVWEALSVLGVCAGREHFIYGEPRELITKVWVQEQYVEYRQVPNSDPARYEFLWGPRAHAETSKMSLLEFLASAIGSDPRSFPVSYEEALRDQEERVQARIASTDNATDTASASCSTVPSSSSCPE, encoded by the coding sequence ATGCCTCGTGCTCCAAAGCGACGGCGCTACATGCTTGAGGAAGGCCTTCAGTCCCAAAGCGAGACGCAGGGCCCAGTGGGTGCACTGCTTCCTGTGGCTGTGGAAGAGGATACTTCTTCgtcctccacctgctcctcctcttttccctcctctttcccctcctcctcctcttcctcttgctaTCCTCTCTTGTCGAGCACACCAGAGGAGGTTGATGATGTCGCTGGGGCCCCGAgtcctccccagagccctcagagtgcccgcccctcccccactgccatgGCCTCCCCTCCACTGAGCCAGTCTGAAGACGACAGCTCCAGCAGCCGAGGAGAGGAGGGTCCGAGCACCTCACAGGCCCTGCCATACACTGCGTCCTTTCCCAGAAATGTGATTGATGGCAAGGTGGCTGAGCTGGTGGAGTTCCTGCTTGTCAAGTATCGCACAAAGGAGCCGACCACAAAGGCGGAGATGCTGAATACGGTCCTCAGAGATTACCAGGACCACTTCCCTGTGATCTTCAGACAAGCCTCTGAGCACATGCAGCTTGTCTTTGGCATTGACGTGAAGGAAGTGGACCCCAGCGACCACGCCTATGTCCTGGTCACCACCCTGGGCCTCACCTACGATGGGATGCTGAGCGATGAGCAGAGCATGCCCAATACCGGCCTCCTGGTGATGCTCCTGGGCGTCATCCTCCTGCAGGGCGACTGTGCCCCTGAGGAGGACGTCTGGGAAGCACTGAGTGTCCTGGGGGTGTGTGCCGGGAGGGAGCACTTCATCTACGGGGAGCCCAGGGAGCTTATCACTAAAGTTTGGGTGCAGGAGCAGTACGTGGAGTACCGGCAGGTGCCCAACAGCGATCCTGCTCGCTACGAGTTCCTGTGGGGTCCCAGGGCCCACGCTGAAACCAGCAAGATGAGTCTCCTGGAGTTTTTGGCCAGTGCCATTGGGAGTGACCCAAGGTCCTTCCCAGTGTCGTATGAGGAAGCTTTGAGAGATCAGGAAGAGAGAGTTCAGGCCAGAATTGCCAGCACGGATAATGCTACTGACACGGCCAGTGCAAGTTGTAGTACCGTGCCCAGTAGCTCCTCCTGCCCTGAGTGA
- the LOC124245890 gene encoding heat shock transcription factor, X-linked member 3-like has protein sequence MASQSTDQTDEVKQAPSGDREPATGVPTNSSLDPKLDSREILGTRSDQAISQDPGPQDNPRPQDPNQGIVHVEENHHLLGLSFPRKLWMVAEDDAFTSVRWNDEGDTVIIEEDLFQREILQRRGPGRIFETDSLKSFIRQLNLYGFSKIRPNDPSVHSPGNKRMMMYRNSNFQRNKPLLIENIRRRGNLRITTQPGASATTPKRKKQVEATRRSPRIHRNEPTKEGDRKAQKESPKAQGPSDTWSFVCSENQSVSSVAGHATENRHPSEPGSPSGEGTSGNVMFVPLATAGGDGAEEPPTSPPDCPDYDSVMSLYNTCYSILLASLSVMAPHEVPDEDEQQEGSSDYKCALCERFKDNPGP, from the exons ATGGCTAGTCAGAGTACCGACCAGACGGATGAAGTCAAGCAGGCCCCATCAGGTGACCGAGAGCCAGCAACAGGGGTCCCAACTAATTCATCCCTGGATCCAAAGTTGGATTCAAGGGAGATTTTGGGGACCCGCAGTGACCAAGCCATAAGCCAAGATCCAGGCCCCCAAGACAACCCGCGACCACAGGACCCAAACCAAGGCATCGTCCACGTGGAAGAAAACCACCACCTTCTCGGGCTCTCCTTCCCAAGAAAGCTTTGGATGGTAGCTGAGGACGACGCCTTCACGTCCGTGCGCTGGAATGACGAGGGAGACACCGTGATCATTGAAGAGGATCTTTTCCAGAGGGAGATTCTTCAACGGAGAGGCCCAGGGAGAATTTTTGAAACAGACAGCTTGAAGAGTTTTATCCGCCAACTGAATCTCTACGGCTTCAGCAAAATACGTCCAAACGACCCTTCGGTTCACTCTCCAGGGAACAAGAGAATGATG ATGTACCGTAACTCCAACTTTCAGAGAAATAAGCCTCTGCTCATTGAGAACATTCGGAGAAGAGGCAACCTGAGAATTACCACTCAGCCGGGGGCCAGCGCAACAActccaaagagaaagaagcaggtaGAAGCTACGAGGCGCTCCCCACGAATCCATCGCAATGAACCCACCAAAGAAGGTGACAGAAAGGCCCAGAAGGAAAGCCCTAAAGCTCAGGGACCCAGTGACACCTGGTCGTTCGTGTGCTCTGAAAACCAATCTGTGAGCAGTGTAGCTGGACATGCCACAGAAAATCGTCACCCAAGTGAGCCAGGCAGCCCAAGTGGGGAGGGCACATCCGGGAATGTTATGTTTGTGCCCCTGGCTACTGCCGGGGGAGACGGTGCAGAGGAACCACCCACCAGCCCCCCAGATTGCCCCGATTATGATTCGGTGATGTCCTTATACAACACCTGTTATTCCATCCTGCTGGCTTCCCTCTCAGTGATGGCTCCACATGAGGTCCCTGATGAGGACGAGCAGCAGGAAGGCTCCTCAGATTACAAGTGTGCACTTTGTGAGCGCTTCAAGGACAATCCAGGTCCCTAA